A genomic window from Aquabacterium sp. OR-4 includes:
- the arsN2 gene encoding arsenic resistance N-acetyltransferase ArsN2 encodes MSSITMRQAQAADWPAVEALLRANGLPLQGAREHLATFVLAQAGGETVGCAGVEPRGEVALLRSVAVAPGLQRQGIGRQMVALLMQEARRRGFAQMVLLTTTARRFFEELGFTLADRAQAPAALQQSAEFQGLCPASADYLQLMLQPPVAADALQGLPVAVLGAGPVGLAAAAQLLARGLPFVILEAAPQVGASLLDYGHVRLFSPWRYNIDPVMAAHLAPTGWQAPPPEALPLAAEVVQQVLAPFARLPEVAAALRLSTRVTAITREGFDKVKSAGRDHAPFVIRALHGGQALEIRARAVIDATGTWHQPNPLGAGGLPAIGEAEAEAAARIRYGIPDVLDTERARYAGKHTLVVGAGHSAAHALLDLARLATQAPGTRLAWAVRSPALTRVFGGGAADALPARGALGTALRQLRDSGALALHAGLRITRIEPGATGTLTVLGVDAQGHEQRLEGIDEIVCATGQRPDLGLTRELRVRLDPWLESTEALGPLIDPNLHSCGTVRPHGHRELSHPEPGLYTVGVKSYGRAPTFLMATGFEQARSVVAALAGDLQAADRVELNLPETGVCSVSGADTEAAAGEACCGGPPARDAAACCVLDEQRKAEGEAGCGCATPAAVPALASIVAAPVPARRSSGCC; translated from the coding sequence ATGTCTTCCATCACGATGCGTCAGGCCCAGGCGGCCGACTGGCCCGCCGTTGAAGCCCTGTTGCGCGCCAACGGCCTGCCGCTGCAGGGCGCGCGCGAGCACCTCGCCACGTTCGTGCTGGCCCAGGCCGGGGGCGAGACGGTGGGCTGCGCGGGCGTGGAGCCGCGCGGCGAGGTGGCCTTGCTGCGCTCGGTGGCGGTGGCACCCGGGCTGCAGCGCCAGGGCATCGGCCGGCAGATGGTGGCGCTGCTGATGCAGGAGGCACGCCGCCGCGGCTTTGCGCAGATGGTGCTGCTGACCACCACCGCGCGGCGCTTCTTCGAGGAGCTTGGCTTCACGCTGGCCGACCGGGCCCAGGCGCCGGCGGCGCTGCAGCAGTCGGCCGAGTTCCAGGGCCTGTGCCCGGCCAGCGCCGACTACCTGCAGTTGATGCTGCAGCCGCCGGTGGCGGCCGATGCGCTGCAGGGCCTGCCGGTGGCCGTGCTGGGCGCCGGCCCGGTGGGCCTGGCCGCGGCGGCGCAGCTGCTGGCGCGCGGCCTGCCCTTCGTGATTTTGGAAGCGGCACCCCAGGTGGGCGCCAGCCTGCTGGACTACGGCCATGTGCGCCTGTTCTCGCCCTGGCGCTACAACATCGATCCGGTGATGGCCGCGCACCTGGCGCCCACCGGCTGGCAGGCGCCGCCGCCTGAGGCGCTGCCGTTGGCCGCCGAGGTGGTGCAGCAGGTGCTGGCCCCCTTTGCGCGCCTGCCGGAAGTGGCCGCGGCACTGCGCCTGTCCACGCGCGTGACCGCCATCACCCGCGAGGGCTTCGACAAGGTCAAGAGCGCCGGGCGCGACCACGCGCCTTTCGTGATCCGTGCGCTGCACGGGGGCCAGGCGCTGGAGATCCGCGCCCGCGCCGTGATCGACGCCACCGGCACCTGGCACCAGCCCAATCCGCTGGGCGCGGGCGGGCTGCCGGCCATCGGCGAGGCCGAGGCCGAGGCCGCCGCGCGCATCCGCTACGGCATTCCCGATGTGCTGGACACCGAGCGTGCGCGTTATGCCGGCAAGCACACGCTGGTGGTGGGCGCCGGCCACTCGGCCGCCCATGCGCTGCTTGACCTGGCCCGGCTGGCCACCCAGGCGCCCGGCACGCGCCTGGCCTGGGCCGTGCGCTCGCCCGCACTGACACGGGTGTTCGGCGGTGGCGCGGCCGATGCGCTGCCGGCGCGCGGCGCGCTGGGCACGGCGCTGCGGCAGCTGCGCGACAGCGGCGCGCTGGCCCTGCATGCCGGCCTGCGCATCACCCGCATCGAGCCCGGTGCCACCGGCACGCTGACCGTGCTGGGGGTGGATGCGCAAGGGCATGAGCAGCGGCTGGAGGGCATCGACGAGATCGTCTGCGCCACCGGCCAGCGGCCCGATCTGGGCCTGACCCGCGAACTGCGCGTGCGCCTCGACCCCTGGCTGGAATCCACCGAGGCCCTGGGCCCCTTGATCGACCCCAACCTGCACAGCTGTGGCACGGTGCGCCCGCATGGCCACCGCGAGCTGAGCCACCCCGAGCCCGGCCTGTACACCGTGGGCGTGAAGAGCTACGGCCGCGCGCCCACGTTCCTGATGGCCACCGGCTTTGAGCAGGCGCGCTCGGTGGTGGCGGCGCTGGCCGGCGACCTGCAGGCCGCCGACCGTGTGGAACTGAACCTGCCCGAGACCGGCGTGTGCAGCGTGAGCGGCGCCGACACCGAGGCGGCAGCGGGCGAGGCCTGCTGCGGCGGCCCGCCGGCCCGCGATGCCGCGGCCTGCTGCGTGCTGGACGAGCAGCGCAAGGCCGAGGGCGAAGCCGGCTGCGGGTGCGCCACGCCGGCGGCGGTGCCGGCATTGGCGTCGATCGTGGCCGCCCCCGTCCCGGCGCGTCGCAGCTCTGGCTGTTGCTGA
- a CDS encoding permease encodes MSALTLSRRTQQMAQQHPRALLLLAALAWWLLYRALNPASEALVAALPVARDSHLGSALQFFLYDTPKVLLLLTAVVFVMGMVNSFFTPERTRALLAGRGEGLANVMAASLGVVTPFCSCSAVPLFIGFVQAGVPLGVTFSFLISAPMVNEVALALLLGLFGWKIALLYLGLGLAVAIGAGWIIGRLKLEAQLEDWVREMPRVPASAGHDDLALAGRMAAGLDNVRQIVGRVWPYILAGIAIGAVIHGWVPQDFMAAIMGKDAWWSVPLAVLLGVPMYTNAAGIIPIVQALLAKGAALGTVLAFMMSVIALSLPEMIILRKVLKPRLIATFVAVVATGILAVGFIFNAVL; translated from the coding sequence ATGAGCGCCCTCACCTTGTCCCGTCGTACCCAGCAGATGGCGCAGCAGCACCCGCGTGCGCTGCTGCTGCTGGCGGCGCTGGCCTGGTGGCTGCTGTACCGGGCGCTGAACCCGGCCTCCGAGGCACTGGTGGCGGCGCTGCCGGTGGCACGCGATAGCCACCTGGGCAGTGCGCTGCAGTTCTTTCTGTACGACACGCCCAAGGTGCTGCTGCTGCTCACCGCGGTGGTGTTCGTGATGGGCATGGTGAATTCGTTTTTCACGCCCGAGCGCACGCGCGCGCTGCTGGCCGGCCGTGGCGAGGGCCTGGCCAACGTGATGGCCGCCAGCCTGGGCGTGGTGACGCCCTTTTGCAGTTGCTCGGCGGTGCCGCTGTTCATCGGCTTTGTGCAGGCCGGCGTGCCGCTGGGCGTGACCTTCTCGTTCCTGATCTCTGCACCCATGGTCAACGAGGTGGCGCTGGCCCTGCTGCTCGGCCTGTTCGGCTGGAAGATCGCCCTGCTCTACCTGGGCCTGGGCCTGGCGGTGGCCATCGGCGCGGGCTGGATCATCGGCCGGCTGAAGCTGGAGGCGCAGCTGGAAGACTGGGTGCGCGAGATGCCGCGCGTGCCCGCCAGCGCCGGCCACGACGACCTGGCCCTGGCCGGGCGCATGGCCGCCGGCCTGGACAACGTGCGCCAGATCGTCGGCCGGGTGTGGCCCTACATCCTGGCCGGCATCGCCATCGGCGCGGTGATCCACGGCTGGGTGCCGCAGGACTTCATGGCCGCCATCATGGGCAAGGACGCCTGGTGGTCGGTGCCGCTGGCGGTGCTGCTGGGCGTGCCGATGTACACCAATGCCGCCGGCATCATCCCCATCGTGCAGGCGCTGCTGGCCAAGGGGGCGGCGCTGGGCACGGTGCTGGCCTTCATGATGAGCGTGATCGCGCTGTCGCTGCCCGAGATGATCATCCTGCGCAAGGTGCTCAAGCCGCGGCTGATCGCCACCTTCGTGGCCGTGGTGGCCACCGGCATCCTGGCCGTGGGCTTCATCTTCAACGCGGTGCTGTGA
- a CDS encoding acetaldehyde dehydrogenase (acetylating) encodes MTTPNRKIRCALIGSGNIGTDLIYKLQRSPVLEPVWMVGIDAQSEGLQRARDMGLKTTAEGVDGLLPHVAADGIQIAFDATSAYVHAENSRKLNALGVLMVDLTPAAIGPLCVPTVNLAAHVGQVEMNVNMISCAGQATIPIVHAISRVQPVAYGEIVASLASKSIGPGTRANLDEFTYTTSAAIEKVGGARKGKALAIINPAEPPMIMRNTINCLCETEPDQTRIIDSVLAMIEQVQQYVPGYRLVNGPLFDGKRVAVFLQVAGLGDYLPTYAGNLDIMTAAACRTAEMFAEEILAGSITLKPVVAEAATA; translated from the coding sequence ATGACCACACCCAACCGCAAGATCCGCTGCGCCCTGATCGGCAGCGGCAACATCGGCACCGATTTGATCTACAAGCTGCAGCGCAGCCCCGTGCTGGAGCCCGTGTGGATGGTGGGCATCGACGCGCAATCCGAAGGCCTGCAGCGCGCCCGCGACATGGGCCTGAAGACCACCGCCGAGGGCGTGGACGGCCTGCTGCCGCATGTGGCCGCCGATGGCATCCAGATCGCCTTTGACGCCACCAGCGCCTATGTGCATGCCGAGAACTCGCGCAAGCTCAATGCGCTGGGCGTGCTGATGGTGGACCTGACGCCCGCGGCCATCGGCCCCTTGTGCGTGCCAACCGTGAACCTGGCCGCGCATGTGGGCCAGGTGGAGATGAACGTCAACATGATCTCCTGCGCCGGCCAGGCCACCATCCCCATCGTGCATGCCATCAGCCGCGTGCAGCCGGTGGCCTATGGCGAGATCGTGGCCAGCCTGGCCAGCAAGTCGATCGGGCCGGGCACACGCGCCAACCTCGACGAGTTCACCTACACCACCTCGGCCGCCATCGAGAAGGTGGGCGGCGCCAGAAAGGGCAAGGCCCTGGCCATCATCAACCCGGCCGAGCCGCCGATGATCATGCGCAACACCATCAACTGCCTGTGCGAGACCGAGCCCGATCAGACCCGGATCATCGACTCGGTGCTGGCCATGATCGAGCAGGTGCAGCAGTACGTGCCCGGCTACCGCCTGGTGAACGGCCCGCTGTTTGATGGCAAGCGCGTGGCGGTGTTTCTGCAGGTGGCGGGCCTAGGCGACTACCTGCCCACCTACGCCGGCAACCTCGACATCATGACCGCCGCCGCCTGCCGCACCGCCGAGATGTTTGCCGAGGAGATCCTGGCCGGCAGCATCACGTTGAAGCCTGTGGTGGCCGAGGCGGCTACTGCCTGA
- a CDS encoding 2-hydroxymuconic semialdehyde dehydrogenase has protein sequence MQTFQHFINGQFVASASGKLFDKRSPLDNTRLGQVAEGGQAEVNAAVAAAQAALHGPWGRMPTDQRVAMLHAVADGITRRFDDFVAAEEADTGQPHHVIAHAFVPRGAANFKIFADIVKNVPAESFVMDTPDGAGALNYAIRRPKGVIGVISPWNAPLLLMTWKVGPALACGNTVVVKPSEETPASATLLGEVMNAVGVPPGVYNVVHGFGPDAAGEQLTRHDDVDAITFTGETRTGTAIMKAAADGIRDVSFELGGKNAGIVFADCDFDAAVEGIFRSAFMNTGQVCLGTERVYVERPLFERFVAALKRRCEAVKYGRPGDAGSNYGPLISQEHRRKVLSYYAKAVAEGANVVTGGGVPDLPGLLAEGAWVQPTIWTGLPETAAVVREEIFGPCCHIRPFDSEDEVVVLANANRYGLSTTIWTENLKRAHRMAAAVAVGITWVNSWFLRDLRTPFGGSKQSGIGREGGVHSLEFYTDLRNVCIKL, from the coding sequence ATGCAGACCTTCCAGCACTTCATCAACGGCCAGTTCGTGGCCTCGGCCAGCGGCAAGCTTTTCGACAAGCGCTCGCCGCTGGACAACACCCGCCTGGGCCAGGTGGCCGAAGGCGGCCAGGCCGAGGTGAACGCCGCGGTGGCCGCCGCCCAGGCCGCCCTGCACGGCCCCTGGGGCCGCATGCCCACCGACCAGCGCGTGGCCATGCTGCACGCGGTGGCCGATGGCATCACCCGGCGCTTTGACGACTTCGTGGCGGCTGAAGAAGCCGACACCGGCCAGCCCCACCATGTGATCGCCCACGCCTTCGTGCCGCGCGGCGCGGCCAACTTCAAGATCTTTGCCGACATCGTCAAGAACGTGCCGGCCGAGAGCTTTGTGATGGACACGCCCGACGGCGCCGGCGCGCTGAACTACGCCATCCGTAGACCGAAGGGCGTGATCGGCGTCATCAGCCCCTGGAACGCGCCGCTGCTGCTGATGACCTGGAAGGTGGGCCCGGCGCTGGCCTGCGGCAACACCGTGGTGGTCAAGCCCAGCGAAGAAACCCCCGCCTCCGCCACGCTGCTGGGCGAGGTGATGAACGCCGTGGGCGTGCCGCCCGGTGTGTACAACGTGGTGCATGGCTTCGGCCCCGATGCGGCCGGCGAGCAGCTGACCCGCCACGATGACGTGGACGCCATCACCTTCACCGGCGAGACGCGCACCGGCACCGCCATCATGAAGGCCGCCGCCGACGGCATCCGCGACGTGAGCTTCGAGCTGGGCGGCAAGAACGCCGGCATCGTGTTTGCCGATTGCGACTTCGATGCCGCCGTGGAAGGCATCTTCCGCTCGGCCTTCATGAACACCGGCCAGGTGTGCCTGGGCACCGAGCGCGTGTATGTGGAACGGCCGCTGTTCGAGCGCTTCGTGGCTGCGCTCAAACGCCGCTGCGAGGCGGTGAAGTACGGCCGCCCCGGCGATGCCGGCAGCAACTACGGCCCGCTGATCAGCCAGGAGCACCGGCGCAAGGTGCTGAGCTATTACGCCAAGGCCGTGGCCGAAGGCGCGAATGTGGTGACGGGTGGCGGCGTGCCCGACCTGCCCGGCCTGCTGGCCGAAGGCGCCTGGGTGCAGCCCACCATCTGGACCGGCCTGCCCGAAACCGCCGCCGTGGTGCGCGAGGAGATCTTCGGCCCCTGCTGCCACATCCGCCCCTTCGACAGCGAAGACGAGGTGGTGGTGCTGGCCAATGCCAACCGCTACGGTTTGAGCACCACGATCTGGACCGAGAACCTGAAGCGCGCGCACCGCATGGCCGCCGCGGTGGCGGTGGGCATCACCTGGGTGAACAGCTGGTTCCTGCGCGACCTGCGCACGCCGTTTGGCGGCAGCAAGCAAAGCGGCATCGGCCGCGAAGGCGGCGTGCACTCGCTCGAGTTCTACACCGACCTCAGAAACGTCTGCATCAAGCTCTGA
- a CDS encoding tautomerase family protein — protein MPVANIHVLAGHPRPVLKQLLREASMAFAQAIDAPPERLQVWITEVDPGLYALAGEPADEVLARGVPRAEAEIPLIRMALMEGRPVATLHRVMADLSAAVARVLGGDPQRVRVQIDHVHPERWAIGGVPASQARAAELARRAPAASGS, from the coding sequence ATGCCAGTCGCCAACATCCACGTGCTGGCCGGTCATCCCCGGCCGGTGCTCAAGCAGCTGCTGCGCGAGGCCTCGATGGCCTTTGCGCAGGCCATCGACGCACCGCCCGAACGCCTGCAGGTGTGGATCACCGAGGTCGACCCCGGGCTCTATGCCCTGGCCGGCGAGCCGGCCGACGAGGTGCTGGCGCGCGGCGTGCCACGCGCCGAGGCCGAGATCCCGCTGATCCGCATGGCGCTGATGGAAGGCCGGCCGGTGGCCACGCTGCACCGCGTGATGGCCGACCTGAGCGCCGCGGTGGCCCGCGTGCTGGGCGGCGACCCGCAGCGCGTGCGGGTGCAGATCGACCATGTGCACCCGGAGCGCTGGGCCATCGGCGGTGTGCCGGCCAGCCAGGCCCGCGCCGCCGAGCTGGCCCGGCGGGCACCCGCCGCCAGCGGCTCCTGA
- a CDS encoding LysR family transcriptional regulator — protein MDLRHLRYFVCVAEEKKIGRAAVRLHISQPPLTRQIQQLEEQLGVLLFRRTHRGVELTDAGRVFYDDARNILGLTERAIERSSKAAQGLLGRVDLAIFGSGIFGAIPRLIRAFREAHPEVSIFLHNMVKDEQIDALRQRRITLAFNRLMRPIDGLVSETLLTEPLYVALPSGSPLTARTAVALQELEQVPLVLYPTGSRPSFIDRVHEMCRSCGFTPQVAQEVGDVVHAVALVATGFSVTVVPQSATSMAMPGIAYRPLHHPADSRVDLCCIYRDDDDSPILQSLLASMRREAAALQ, from the coding sequence GTGGATCTGCGCCATCTCCGCTACTTCGTGTGCGTTGCCGAAGAGAAAAAAATCGGCCGTGCGGCCGTGCGCCTGCACATCTCGCAGCCGCCGCTCACGCGCCAGATCCAGCAGCTGGAAGAGCAGCTGGGCGTGCTGCTGTTTCGCCGCACCCACCGCGGCGTGGAGCTCACCGATGCCGGCCGCGTGTTCTACGACGATGCCCGCAACATCCTGGGCCTGACCGAGCGCGCCATCGAGCGCAGCAGCAAGGCTGCGCAGGGCCTGCTGGGGCGGGTCGATCTGGCGATCTTCGGCTCGGGCATCTTTGGCGCCATTCCGCGGCTGATCCGGGCGTTTCGCGAGGCGCATCCCGAGGTCAGCATCTTCCTGCACAACATGGTGAAGGACGAGCAGATCGACGCTTTACGCCAGCGCCGCATCACGCTGGCCTTCAACCGGCTGATGCGGCCCATCGACGGGCTGGTGAGCGAGACCCTGCTGACCGAGCCGCTGTACGTGGCCCTGCCCTCGGGCAGCCCGCTGACCGCACGCACCGCGGTCGCGCTGCAGGAGCTGGAGCAGGTGCCGCTGGTGCTGTACCCCACCGGCTCGCGGCCCAGCTTCATCGACCGTGTGCACGAGATGTGCCGCAGTTGCGGCTTCACGCCGCAGGTGGCGCAGGAGGTGGGCGATGTGGTGCATGCCGTGGCCCTGGTGGCCACGGGCTTCTCGGTGACGGTGGTGCCGCAGTCGGCCACCTCGATGGCCATGCCGGGCATTGCCTACCGGCCGCTGCACCACCCCGCGGATTCGCGCGTGGACCTGTGCTGCATCTACCGCGACGACGACGACTCGCCGATCCTGCAGTCGCTGCTGGCCTCGATGCGGCGCGAGGCGGCGGCGCTGCAGTAG
- the dmpH gene encoding 2-oxo-3-hexenedioate decarboxylase: MTDNPLTMQRALSDAHIAQLTDRIETAQTSATAIPKLTEDFPAMTLGDAYAVQLQLLRRWVAQGRRQVGWKAGLTSKAKMDQMGVRVPTVGFLLADFFRPENSVVATHDLVHPRVECEVAFVTRAELAGPDVTRAQVLAATDFVVPAIEVIDSRFAGFKFDLQSVVADNSSSARYVTGGRARLPADVDLATLGVVLEKNGEPVALGASTAVAGHPADAVALVVKVLHEIGERLPAGSFVMSGGITEAIAVQPGDHVCARFQELGSVGFRLG; encoded by the coding sequence ATGACCGACAACCCGCTCACCATGCAGCGCGCGCTGAGTGATGCCCACATCGCCCAGCTAACCGACCGCATCGAGACCGCGCAGACCAGCGCCACCGCCATCCCCAAGCTCACCGAAGACTTCCCCGCGATGACCCTGGGCGATGCCTATGCGGTGCAGCTGCAGCTGCTGCGCCGCTGGGTGGCGCAGGGCCGGCGCCAAGTGGGCTGGAAGGCCGGCCTCACCTCCAAGGCCAAGATGGACCAGATGGGCGTGCGCGTGCCCACCGTGGGCTTCTTGCTGGCCGATTTTTTCAGGCCCGAGAACTCGGTGGTGGCCACGCATGACCTGGTGCACCCGCGGGTGGAGTGCGAGGTGGCCTTCGTCACCCGGGCCGAGCTGGCCGGCCCCGATGTCACGCGTGCGCAGGTGCTGGCCGCCACCGATTTTGTCGTGCCCGCCATCGAGGTGATCGACTCGCGCTTTGCCGGCTTCAAGTTCGATCTGCAAAGCGTGGTGGCCGACAACAGCTCGTCGGCGCGCTATGTCACCGGTGGCCGCGCCCGCCTTCCCGCCGATGTGGACCTGGCCACGCTGGGCGTGGTGCTCGAGAAAAACGGCGAGCCGGTCGCCCTGGGCGCGTCGACCGCCGTGGCCGGCCACCCGGCCGATGCCGTGGCCCTGGTGGTGAAGGTGCTGCACGAGATCGGCGAGCGCCTGCCGGCCGGCAGCTTCGTGATGAGCGGCGGCATCACCGAGGCCATTGCGGTGCAGCCGGGCGACCACGTCTGCGCCCGCTTTCAAGAACTGGGCAGCGTGGGCTTCCGCCTGGGCTAA
- a CDS encoding 2Fe-2S iron-sulfur cluster-binding protein has protein sequence MQKFDVLIEDTGEHFACADARSLLEGMVALNRKGIPVGCRNGGCGVCKVAILQGEVATRVMSRAHVSEDDERHGRLLACRVAPRSDIRLAVLGPMRKSVCRNSAAPTNGAGAEHCTERSPGH, from the coding sequence TTGCAGAAATTTGACGTCCTGATCGAGGACACGGGCGAGCACTTCGCCTGTGCTGACGCGCGCTCGCTGCTCGAAGGCATGGTGGCGCTCAACCGCAAGGGCATCCCGGTGGGCTGCCGCAACGGCGGCTGCGGCGTGTGCAAGGTGGCCATCCTGCAGGGCGAGGTGGCCACCCGCGTGATGAGCCGCGCCCATGTCAGCGAAGACGACGAACGCCACGGCCGCCTGCTGGCTTGCCGCGTGGCGCCACGATCGGACATCCGACTGGCCGTGCTGGGGCCGATGCGCAAGAGCGTGTGCCGGAACTCGGCAGCGCCAACCAACGGCGCTGGGGCCGAGCACTGCACCGAGCGGTCACCGGGCCACTGA
- a CDS encoding thioredoxin family protein, with amino-acid sequence MDIKVLGSGCANCRNTIALIQQVAQDKGATITLDKVEALRDIVGYGVMATPGVVIDGRVVHAGGVPSRSKVEGWFAG; translated from the coding sequence ATGGACATCAAGGTACTGGGCAGCGGCTGCGCCAACTGCCGCAACACCATCGCGCTGATCCAGCAGGTGGCACAGGACAAGGGCGCCACCATCACGCTGGACAAGGTGGAGGCCCTGCGCGACATCGTGGGCTATGGCGTGATGGCCACGCCCGGCGTGGTCATCGATGGCCGCGTGGTGCATGCCGGCGGCGTGCCCAGCCGCAGCAAGGTAGAGGGCTGGTTCGCGGGCTGA
- a CDS encoding ArsR/SmtB family transcription factor: protein MDQASVVQALAALAHPVRLEAFRALVVAGHEGLAQKALAEAVGVGPTNLAFHLKELAAAGLVTQAQNGRFVIYRAGFEQMRALLGYLTDNCCAGAPRAAATPPSGTCGC, encoded by the coding sequence ATGGATCAAGCATCAGTCGTTCAAGCCCTGGCCGCGCTGGCCCACCCGGTGCGCCTGGAGGCCTTTCGCGCCCTGGTGGTGGCCGGCCATGAGGGCCTGGCCCAGAAGGCCCTGGCCGAGGCCGTGGGTGTGGGCCCCACCAACCTGGCCTTCCACCTCAAGGAGCTGGCCGCGGCCGGCCTGGTGACGCAGGCGCAGAACGGCCGCTTCGTGATCTACCGCGCTGGCTTCGAGCAGATGCGCGCGCTGCTGGGCTACCTCACCGACAACTGCTGCGCCGGCGCGCCGCGCGCGGCAGCCACGCCGCCGTCTGGCACCTGCGGGTGCTGA
- the dmpE gene encoding 2-oxopent-4-enoate hydratase has product MTPDLIQACGDALYDAWRARATVAPLLERFPAITVADGYAIQSRMVARRVQAGETIIGKKIGVTSKPVQDMLGVYEPDFGQLTSGMVCSESDGVDLNGLIQPKAEAELAFVLAHDLVGPGITATDVIRATAYVSPCFEIVDSRIRDWKIKIQDTVADNASCGVFLLGQAKGDPRKLDLQLAGMSLQRNGALHATSVGAAVQGSPVNAVVWLANTLGRLGLPFRAGEVILSGSQSPLLPVADGDDLVCTIGGLGTCRARFHGKAAV; this is encoded by the coding sequence ATGACCCCTGACCTCATCCAAGCCTGCGGCGACGCGTTGTACGACGCCTGGCGCGCCCGCGCCACCGTGGCGCCGCTGCTGGAGCGCTTTCCAGCCATCACCGTGGCCGACGGCTACGCCATCCAGAGCCGCATGGTGGCGCGCCGCGTGCAGGCCGGTGAAACCATCATCGGCAAGAAGATCGGCGTCACCAGCAAGCCGGTGCAGGACATGCTGGGCGTCTACGAGCCCGACTTCGGCCAGCTCACCAGCGGCATGGTGTGCTCCGAAAGCGATGGCGTCGACCTGAACGGCCTGATCCAGCCCAAGGCCGAGGCCGAGCTGGCCTTTGTGCTGGCGCACGATCTGGTCGGCCCCGGCATCACCGCCACCGACGTGATCCGCGCCACCGCCTATGTGTCGCCCTGCTTCGAGATCGTGGACAGCCGCATCCGCGACTGGAAGATCAAGATCCAGGACACCGTGGCCGACAACGCCAGCTGCGGCGTGTTTCTGCTGGGCCAGGCCAAGGGCGACCCGCGCAAGCTCGATCTGCAGCTGGCCGGCATGAGCCTGCAGCGCAATGGCGCACTGCACGCCACCAGCGTGGGCGCGGCCGTGCAGGGCTCGCCCGTCAATGCCGTGGTGTGGCTGGCCAATACGCTGGGCCGGCTGGGCCTGCCCTTTCGCGCGGGCGAGGTCATTCTCTCGGGCTCGCAATCGCCGCTGCTGCCGGTGGCCGATGGCGACGACCTGGTCTGCACCATCGGCGGGCTGGGCACCTGCCGCGCACGCTTCCACGGAAAGGCCGCTGTATGA
- a CDS encoding catechol 2,3-dioxygenase — MAMTGVLRPGHVQIRVLDMGEAVAFYRDVLGLEEMGRDASGRVYLRAWDERDHHSVVLRQADSAGMDFFAFKVDSEATLDKLEADLRDRGLRTSRLPAGELMETGERVRFEIPSGHQIELYAKKTFAGSALGQKDPKPYSARFDQGIAPMRMDHALLYGPNVDQVLEIFTQVLGFHLAEYVTLPGTDVKGALWLACSNKAHDIAFVVHPEPGKLHHVSFYMESIDRVFRAADIMSANDIKVDIGPTRHGITRGGTIYAWDPSGNRFETFSGGNSSYPDLPPIEWSWEGLGEGGGLDVAHRKMHETFLTVVT, encoded by the coding sequence ATGGCAATGACAGGCGTGCTGCGCCCGGGACATGTGCAGATCCGGGTGCTCGACATGGGCGAGGCGGTGGCCTTCTACCGCGACGTACTGGGTCTCGAGGAGATGGGCCGCGATGCGAGCGGCCGCGTCTACCTGCGTGCCTGGGACGAGCGCGATCACCACAGCGTGGTGCTGCGCCAGGCCGACAGCGCGGGCATGGACTTCTTCGCCTTCAAGGTCGACAGCGAGGCCACGCTCGACAAGCTGGAGGCCGACCTGCGCGACCGCGGCCTGCGCACCTCGCGCCTGCCGGCCGGCGAGCTGATGGAAACCGGCGAGCGCGTGCGCTTCGAGATCCCCAGCGGCCACCAGATCGAGCTGTATGCCAAGAAGACCTTTGCCGGCAGCGCGCTGGGCCAGAAGGACCCCAAGCCCTACAGCGCGCGCTTCGACCAGGGCATTGCGCCGATGCGCATGGACCACGCCCTGCTCTACGGCCCCAACGTCGACCAGGTGCTGGAGATCTTCACCCAGGTGCTGGGCTTTCACCTGGCCGAGTACGTCACCCTGCCCGGCACCGATGTCAAGGGCGCGCTGTGGCTGGCCTGCTCGAACAAGGCGCATGACATCGCCTTTGTCGTGCACCCCGAGCCGGGCAAGCTGCACCATGTGTCGTTCTACATGGAGTCGATCGACCGCGTGTTCCGCGCCGCCGACATCATGAGCGCCAACGACATCAAGGTCGACATCGGCCCCACGCGCCACGGCATCACGCGCGGCGGCACCATCTATGCATGGGACCCGTCGGGCAACCGCTTCGAGACCTTCTCGGGCGGCAACTCGTCCTACCCCGACCTGCCGCCCATCGAATGGAGCTGGGAAGGCCTTGGCGAAGGCGGCGGCCTCGACGTGGCGCACCGCAAGATGCACGAGACCTTCCTGACCGTGGTGACCTGA